The genomic segment ATCACGCCTTGCAGCAAAGCATCCTGTAAGTATAAAGCACCTGGTAACCTAGCCTCTGGCCAAAAATCCTATGCCTTACAGGATAAAACAAGCTCGGTGGAATAAGGCTGCACTATGGAATCTCTGTGGGCCCCCGCACCAGAGTTCTGGATGGAACACACCAACCCGGCCACTAGGAGAGCCAACTGGCAAGGTTTACGTGTGAGCACCCGTTAACCCACACAGCCTGTGCCAACCCCTTGGGACTTGGCTTCTTGTTTCTTAGATTCAACGCCTTGGCCAGTTTCTCTATGCTGCCCAGAACGCCTCCAGAGCCAGGCTTTGGGGACTCAGAAATGACTTCAATACTATCAGGGAGGATAGTAACTCTCTCCCAAAGGCTACGGTGAGGTTGTAGAGCTGAAGCAAGTCTTAGCCACTTCTGCATTCCCTCCACTCCTTTGGTCTCGGTAGTCCCAAGGATACAAGGGAGGAGGGTCACCTTGGTCACTGCTAAAAAAACCTCGTGGGGTACAGGAAAGCACACCAGCATCTTGTGCCCAGGTAGGGCACACACATCATCTCTCCCCAGCAGGATCTCTCCCATCACCGCAGACTAGCAAAGGGGCTATTGCCACTTTGTGGTTAAGGAAATTAAGATTCCCTGCGTCCTTCGACAGctgtgcctgcagagtccaggcTGGGAGATCCTACTGAGAAACAACTCCACATAGCACCTGCAGCAGGCTAAGCCGTCTGCCTCAATTTCCCAGAGCGGCCGAGCGACGGACCGTTGAGAGATGTCACCTACGGCACAGTATAGGGACCGGTACAGTATAGGGACCGAATCCCTCCCTTCTTGACACTTCATTACCAGACTGATTTTCAGGGTGATTCAGTCCCGGGGGTCCCTTCTGGAGAGGGAAGCAGGTGTCCTGGAAACCCAGGAGTTAGAGGTCCCGGGTGGAAGAGAGGGGGAAGACTGTCACTGGAGCCAGCGGGCTAGGAGCGTGCAGAACGAGAAAAGCCTCGCTTTCCAAGACAGGCGAAGGGGCCGGGGGTGGAGTGGAGTGCGGGGCGGGCCCGCCGGAGCCCCGGGGCGGCGGCGCGGGCCCgagggggtggggagcacagcCTCCTTGTACTTCCCCTTTGCTGCTTAGCTCTACAACAGCCTGATTTCCCCGAAATGATGAGGCGGCACCGGCCAATGGGCGAGCGCAAGCGTCCCGGCGGGGGCGTGGTCGAGCCCGGGCCGGGGAATCCCGCTAAGTGTTTAGTTTTCTCGGCGGCGGCGCCACGGACTCGCCAGTGCGCGCTACTCCTTCGTCGAGGTAGGACGTGCTCTGAGACTAAGCCGAACGGAACCGGGCTGCTGCTAAACCAAGGTCAGCGGACCCCAGCATCCCTGGCATCGCTCGCTCTCTGCGCGCATCGCGTACCTACGCCGCAACCGGTGCCTCACTCTCTCGGGTACCCTGCGTGGATCCTCCTGCTGCAAAGGTGAGCCCGTCGGGGCTGCGCGGGTACCGACGGGCGGCGTGGAACAAAAGGCGCGCGGGACACCAGGAAGTGGGGGCCATGGACACCCTGGGCCGGGGTGGCGCGCGGGCTCGGAAGGGCGCTGCGAGCGAGCGGGCGGGAGGCGGGCCGCGGCGTGCACCGCCCCCTGGCTGCGCTCGGCGGTCTGCGTGCGCGGAGCCGCTGCGGGGCCTCTTGGTGGCCCAGAGCGTCCGTCGCGCGCATCGGCGAGCAGTGCTGGGGGGTCTCGGACGTGCGCCCGCGCACACTTTTGGCGGCCGAAGCTTGGCGCCTGGGCCCCAGGTTTCGGACCCACGGTGCTCGGTGGCAGAGGTTGGCTCGCTGCTCTCAGTGGCTGGACCCCGTCGTGAACGACAGGGGTTTCGGGAGGAGGTGCCACAGGTGTCGCTTGCGccacttctctttgcagcagggGAAACCAGGCCGGAAGGGGTTGCGCCTCAGCCTATGCGTTGTGGGCACGGGCTGTCAGAGGGGCCATAGACTGGATTGGGGGATGTTGGGGGAAGTGCTCCAGGATGGAGAGTGACTTTCTTGCCCAGCCTGGAAGGTGGAGAGCTGCAGGTGACAACAAACAAAAGTAgtcccttccttccctcaaaGATTGCACTTTGAGAGAAAAGTTCTGGCATTGAAATGTCTGTGTATTTGGGCTCTTTTTGCACATAAGTCCTGAAGCCATCCAGTCTTTGCGTGCTTGTCACCTCCTGAGACTGGCTGGGAGAGGGTGAGAGAAGGGACAGGTGGTTTTGCCCACAATGGTGGGGAGATTTGGAGAGCAGTTCCATTCTGTTACAGGGTCCCTTCTCTATGGCTGTAGGACCTGGTACCTGGCTGATGGCAGGGGGAGGGTAATGACCAGGGTGTGAGGGCAGGGGAAGGTAATTGAGTGGCCTTGGGTGGATCGGGGCAGTGCCCAGGATTGTTTAACAGACTTCCAAACACAGACCTTCCCGTCTTCTCCCTCCAGCCGCCATGCCTATCACTCGGATGCGAATGAGACCCTGGCTAGAGATGCAGATTAATTCCAACCAAATTCCGGGGCTGATCTGGATTAATAAAGTGAGTGTTACGCTGGGTCTTTCTGCCAGTTTTAAACCATGTCCTCTTGGGGACCAGAGTTTCCCTAGTGGATAGGAGAACAGGAAGATGTATTTCCCAGTGGGTGCTGCATGCCAGGACGTGCAAGGTCGGACTTGTCCTCCTGTGTTTTCCTTCCTGAAGCTGTGGCCAGTCCACCCTCCTAGAGGCACAGTTCTCAGCACCAAGACTCAGCATCTGCAGAGTGAGAGAAACTTGCTGTGCACATAATATGATACACGGCTCCAGCTAGACGGACAGGCGATGCTGGGCTGGCTCAGTAGGGGACCCCACTTACTGTGGCCCAAGAAGCCACAGCTGGTACACACGGCAGCGTAGACCACGTAGACTTAGCAACAGTACTAGCATGGGTAGTAATAATTACCCATATGTGCTTGGTCCCCGTCTAAATAGGTTACCAATATTGTGCATGTTAATCTTCATGGTCGTCCTGTGAGATGGGtctcagatgaggaaactgaggcactttATGGCAGCTTACAAGATCACACGAAAAGTGTGAAAGCCACGACTGAACTCAGACAGACTTGACAGAAAGTGTGTGTAGTTGGTgacagctcagcagggaaaggcacctgttgccaagcctgacagcttgACTTTGATCCCCACGTCTCTGACAGAAGGAGAGACAACTCCtgcaggttgccctctgacctccacaaaagCACCCTGGCTTGCAaacacccctgacacacacacaaatttaaaaataaaaataagccgggcggtggtggcgcccgcctttaatcccaggactcgggaggcagagccaggtggatcgctgtgagttcgaggccagcctggtctacaaagtgagttctaggaaaggcgcaaagctacacagagaaaccctgtctcgaaaaaaccaaaataaataaataaataaataaataaataataaaaattaaaaaaaaaaacccaaaccacaaaACCTTCATCATTGTGGCTGTTGTCCCCATACATagtctttttattaaaattaaacagcCTCCTGACACACCCCAaaaaccttttctctctccttgagGTACATAGGCCAGCACTACACAGGCAGTCAGCATCCATGTCTGGTCTAGGGCTCCGTTGGGGGTATGACCAGAACCCTATGAAGGAGTCAGCGGTTCCAGGTGTCCTGAGTAGACACTAATGCAGGAAGTTCCTGTGTTGCAGTGTTGTGAGCCAGAGAAAAGCATCAGAGACCTGCCAGGCCAGGGCTGAAGGGCAGGGGGGCTTCTTAGGGCTCTTAGCACATCTGCAGCAGGTGTGTAGGGCAGGGATGTCTTTGCTGAGCCTCTGGTGCTGTGGCTCGTCAGAACCCAGACCCTTCCTGCCAGATGCAGAATGGCCTGTTTAAGGCAGTCAGGATGGGTCAATCCaggccagatgttggggtgaaaaggGGAAGTCAGTCTTTTCCCATACTTGGGGGCTGGGCatactcagccacaaaacctgtGGTCTCTGAGCTGACACAGTGTTAATGTGTACACTATTCAGGAAGAGATGATCTTCCAGATCCCATGGAAGCATGCTGCCAAGCACGGCTGGGACATCAACAAGGATGCCTGTCTGTTCCGGAGCTGGGCCATTCACACAGGTGTGCAGGGTGGCGGGGCAGAGGAGAGACAAGGGGAGGCCATCACTATGGAGGCTCTGGGTGGCTCCAGCTCCCCAACACAGCATGCAGAATTATTGGAGCAGGGGATGAGGTGCACCTGTGTTTCTCTAGGACAGACTCTATTGTTTTTAACAAGTGCCCGGAGGATTTATAAAGGCAAAAATCTTAGAAAGCATGCCTTCAGCTAGAATACAGCTGTTCCTGgaagagacagttgtgagtcagGGTACCAAAGGAGACTTTCCTATTCCTTTCTCAGGGTGCACACTAAGGTCCCTGGCCCAAGCCTCATCAGGTTGGGGGCCTCCTTGCAGCTTTTAGGAAATAGgatcacaaacaaataaacaaacaaaaaacaaggaaataGTCTCTCAGTCCAATTCAGACCTATTAGTAACGGTCCATGTTGCCCACTCTGTGCCCACTATACTCTGGAAACATCAGATAAGCCTCAGCCTTAGCAGTCTCTGGCAGGGAGACTGTCGGTGGCCCAAGACATTGAGCTCATTTTGGGATAGAGGCACTCAAGTGATCCCTTCACATGCTTGCTGGATATCTGAGCCAACCCTGGACATAGGAGAACCCCTAGGGCCTGTCACCAGTGGGTTTTGCTTGTTTTCACCAGTATGGATGTCTGGGGTCCATCCCAGCCCAGGGAGCAGCTGGTGGATGCATTCCCTTTCCTGTTCTGTAGGCCGATACAAAGCAGGGGAAAAAGAGCCAGATCCCAAGACGTGGAAGGCAAACTTCCGTTGTGCCATGAACTCCCTGCCAGACATCGAGGAAGTGAAGGACCAGAGCAGGAACAAGGGCAGCTCGGCTGTCCGAGTGTACCGGATGCTGCCACCCCTCACCAAGAACCAGAGGAAAGGTGACCAAGGGCACAGGGTCcccagaaggaagggaagagggtggGAGGAAGATCGGCTGGGGCTCACAGCCTGTTTGTCCTGCAGAGAGAAAATCCAAGGCCAGCCGAGACACTAAGAGCAAGGCCAAGAGGAAGGTGAGTGTGGCTCTGAGCAGCCCAGCCTTGGTTTGGTCAGTCAGGTAGGGTGGGCAGTGAAGAGTGCCACAACAGGCCTGAGCTGTTCCCTCTCTGCAGCTGTGTGGGGACTCCAGCCCTGACACCTTCTCCGACGGACTCAGCAGCTCCACTCTGCCTGATGACCACAGTAGCTACACAACTCAGGGCTACCTGGGTCAGGACTTGGATGTGGAGCAAGACCTGACTCCAGGTGAGGTCGCCCGCCAATCTGACGAGCGAGGGAAGCGCGTGGGTTGGGTCTGGGAGGCATCATGGTAGCAGAGAGTAGCCTGTTTAGGGCAGGTTGCAGGGTGGATGTATTGCAGACTAAGAAAGCATGCCATCCTGACCTGCGCTTTCTGCTGCACCCTCCTCCAGCCCTGTCACCGTGTGTCGTCAGTAGCAGTCTCCCCGACTGGCACATGCCGATGGAAATTATGCCAGACAGCACCAGCGATCTGTATAACTTGCAGGTGTCGCCCATGCCCTCCACCTCTGAAGGTGTGTACTCTTGGGTCTTGAGGGGTAAATGGATGCTTAGAAACATGCATGCCATTGAGCTCATGGAGCTGGAACTGGGCACTGCTAAACCCAGCCCTCAGATCACGAAACAAGCCCCTGGGACCCAAGAAGGCAGTTCAGAGCTttggtgtgttccaggccagGAGGGAGGGAATCAGGCCAGATCTTGGTCAAAGGTGGCTAGAGCTCCTGGCTTCTCTGCCCTCAGTTGTCTGAGGGTGAGGAAGGAAGTGAAGGGGTGGGATTCGGCCTTGCTGCATAGTTGGGGAGGGTGAGTCATCAGGCCAGTGTCCTGTTCTGGAATCTCCGGGGCAGGCAAGATGCTGGTTGGGAGGCTCAGGGTGAGGGGCGCtgcagctggggggggggggtggaattGCAGGGCAAACATGCATGGCCAACCTCTGCCCTTCTTCACAGCTACAACAGATGAGGACGAGGAAGGAAAGTTAACTGAGGACATCATGAAGGTAAATCCCTTTCCATACcgcatctgggaagagagagcaagccgggggtgggggtgggggtgggggcttccAAATCAGTGTGGGCAGGTGCTGTTGTCGCTTGGCTGCATAGCCCCACGAGTACCCCCGccccatgtgtgtgtggggggctgcTGCCTCGGCAGGTGGGAAGCCTAGTCTCCAGCAGGCCATCCTCAAGCAAGCCTCAGGGTCCCAGACAGCTGTGAGTCAATCCCCATCAGCAACTGTGTCCTCCGCCCCAGCATGCCCAACCCTTCGAGTTTGGGAAAGGCACATCAGGTTCCAATAATCAGCTTTTGGGATCTGTACTaagatgactttttaaaaaaatttaaaacttttttttttttcccttagcaAGTTCTTTTGCATTTCCCTTCCTTTTGCCGTTTTCAAAGTGACTAAAAGTTTTTGAGGTAGTTTAATCCTGACTCTGGCCCGGGAGCACAGAACACTGAGATGTGGATCTAGTTCCTTGTCTTCAGCCTT from the Peromyscus eremicus chromosome 8a, PerEre_H2_v1, whole genome shotgun sequence genome contains:
- the Irf1 gene encoding interferon regulatory factor 1 — encoded protein: MPITRMRMRPWLEMQINSNQIPGLIWINKEEMIFQIPWKHAAKHGWDINKDACLFRSWAIHTGRYKAGEKEPDPKTWKANFRCAMNSLPDIEEVKDQSRNKGSSAVRVYRMLPPLTKNQRKERKSKASRDTKSKAKRKLCGDSSPDTFSDGLSSSTLPDDHSSYTTQGYLGQDLDVEQDLTPALSPCVVSSSLPDWHMPMEIMPDSTSDLYNLQVSPMPSTSEATTDEDEEGKLTEDIMKLLEQSDWQPTSVDGKGYLLNEPGAQPSSVYADFSCKEEPEIDSPGGDIGMGIQRVFTDLKNMDSIWMDNLLTHSARLPIPAIPCAP